The following coding sequences are from one Campylobacter sp. RM16187 window:
- a CDS encoding c-type cytochrome: MKSLYIFITICILHSSLYAIDGKEIYKKCMGCHGQKADLKYHPKASAIVNIPKERRLKALEGYKDGTINRYGMGSSMKDQVVNLSIEELMAVNEFIDTLK, translated from the coding sequence ATGAAAAGTCTATATATTTTTATAACTATTTGCATTTTACACTCATCTTTATATGCCATAGATGGTAAAGAAATTTATAAAAAATGCATGGGTTGTCACGGGCAAAAAGCCGATTTAAAATATCATCCCAAGGCATCTGCGATTGTAAATATTCCAAAAGAGAGACGTTTAAAGGCACTTGAAGGCTACAAAGATGGTACAATCAATAGATACGGAATGGGTAGCTCGATGAAAGATCAAGTCGTAAATCTGAGTATAGAGGAGCTGATGGCTGTAAACGAATTTATAGATACTCTAAAATAG
- the waaF gene encoding lipopolysaccharide heptosyltransferase II, whose protein sequence is MRIFIELPTWLGDAIMATPAIESIVLKFPKAKFTFFGSFAATELIKNHPNCEQVLIDDSKKDKSRFLNIFKTAKNLGKFDIAISFRSSFTSRFLMFFLNAKRKFKFKKIKSRAHQVKKYQNFIQQSLKLDIIYDELKLDFKPFKFEKKSIGLNPGASYGSAKRWYPEYFAEVAKEFSSEFKIVIFGSKSETEICNKIEAILTQENIECENLAGKTDIKELCEKIGGIDIFITNDSGPMHIAAAYKVPTIAIFGPTKFKETSPWHNDKSHILHLTLKCAPCMKRICPIGTHECMKELKPQMVIEAIRKNFKEILDKRASI, encoded by the coding sequence ATGCGTATCTTCATTGAGCTTCCGACCTGGCTTGGTGATGCAATTATGGCAACGCCTGCGATTGAGAGCATAGTACTTAAATTTCCAAAGGCTAAATTTACATTTTTTGGCTCTTTTGCGGCAACAGAGCTCATAAAAAACCATCCAAATTGCGAGCAAGTACTGATTGATGACAGCAAAAAGGATAAAAGTCGCTTTCTAAATATCTTTAAAACCGCAAAAAATTTAGGCAAATTTGATATTGCAATTAGCTTTAGGAGCAGCTTTACAAGTAGATTTTTAATGTTTTTTTTGAACGCAAAACGAAAATTTAAATTTAAAAAGATAAAAAGCAGGGCTCATCAAGTAAAAAAATATCAAAATTTCATACAACAATCACTCAAATTAGACATTATCTATGATGAATTAAAATTAGACTTTAAGCCTTTTAAATTTGAGAAAAAGAGTATAGGACTAAATCCCGGAGCAAGCTATGGAAGTGCCAAAAGATGGTATCCGGAGTACTTTGCAGAGGTTGCCAAGGAGTTTAGCAGTGAGTTTAAAATAGTGATTTTTGGCTCAAAAAGCGAAACTGAGATTTGCAATAAGATTGAGGCAATTTTAACACAAGAAAATATAGAGTGTGAAAATTTAGCCGGAAAAACCGACATAAAAGAGCTTTGCGAAAAAATCGGCGGAATAGATATTTTTATCACAAACGATAGTGGTCCTATGCATATAGCGGCTGCTTACAAAGTGCCTACTATAGCAATTTTTGGACCAACTAAATTCAAAGAAACCAGCCCCTGGCATAACGACAAATCACATATCCTACATCTAACTCTAAAGTGTGCTCCCTGCATGAAGCGAATATGTCCTATTGGCACACACGAATGCATGAAAGAGCTAAAACCTCAGATGGTTATAGAGGCTATAAGGAAAAATTTTAAAGAAATTTTAGACAAGAGAGCGTCTATATAG
- a CDS encoding c-type cytochrome, translating to MKKLLIVSGAAALLASSLFAADGATLYKKCVACHGPKAEKSFLNKVPVLTTLSKEEMVEALKAYKAGTLNKFKSAAMMKPIVAPLSEADMEAVSEYITTLK from the coding sequence ATGAAAAAACTACTTATCGTTTCAGGTGCTGCGGCACTTCTTGCTTCAAGCCTTTTTGCGGCTGATGGAGCTACGCTTTACAAAAAATGTGTTGCCTGTCACGGCCCAAAAGCTGAGAAATCTTTCTTAAACAAGGTTCCGGTTCTTACAACTCTTTCAAAAGAGGAGATGGTAGAGGCTCTTAAGGCTTACAAAGCCGGCACGTTAAACAAATTTAAATCAGCCGCCATGATGAAACCGATCGTAGCTCCACTAAGCGAAGCTGATATGGAAGCTGTCTCTGAGTATATTACTACTTTAAAATAA
- a CDS encoding heavy metal translocating P-type ATPase, translating to MSKTKCAHCHQSFEDSVMIESGGNKFCCNGCKNVFEILTSKGLDEFYKRLGKNVLKPAKELDKEDENTQLTYQNYVKNENGFSKISLVIEGIHCTACIWLNEKVLFNTNGILEVNINALNNKATIVWDESEINLAQILRLIRSIGYDAYAYDPSRGEERISNKRREFYAKLLVGIFATMNIMWLSVAKYGGYFTGIRDDVKAILSFAEFVLATPVLFYTGSDFFKGALAAIKNKTQNMDLLIVSGALGAYIFSIYAMFSRHGEVYFDSVAMIITFVFIGKYLEVLSKKRASDTLDSLNSMVASKVSVKIGDKTELKDVNDVEINDVIVIRAGERVLIDGVIASGASSFDYSSLTGESAAVFKEQGESLSSGTICLDGFVECAASAKFSDSTLSKIIHLLEKATTKKPHIEKLANEISSKFSSIIMLLSVLTFCFWLWHAGSFEAALIVGISVIVIACPCALGLATPVSTLVGLGVGFKKGLIFKEAKVLESLAKCDVIVFDKTGTLTTGKLCVDKFESFMECDINLLYSLAKSSAHPVSKGVCEYLEAKFEGLKIYNLQDVASIEAKGTRAKFSTSEIFGGSGRFMQELGINLDNVSKSTNYYFAINGKPAAKFELSDKIRAGASECIEALKQAKFEVIMLTGDNEFVAKKVASELGIKEFKANCLPTDKANFIENFTKNGKKVVMVGDGINDALALSHANVALCLGSGADVSLQRSDVVLMSDDLRLIKEAIILSKRTFRAIKQNLTFSLVYNALTIPLAMAGYVVPVVAAISMSLSSLVVVLNSMRIRQNLK from the coding sequence ATGAGTAAAACCAAGTGCGCACATTGCCACCAAAGCTTTGAAGATAGCGTTATGATCGAGTCCGGCGGCAACAAATTTTGCTGCAACGGTTGCAAAAATGTCTTTGAAATTCTTACTAGCAAAGGGCTTGATGAGTTTTATAAGCGCCTTGGTAAAAATGTCTTAAAACCCGCTAAAGAGCTTGATAAAGAGGATGAAAATACCCAGTTAACTTATCAAAATTACGTTAAAAACGAGAATGGATTTAGCAAAATTTCACTTGTAATTGAGGGGATTCACTGCACGGCTTGCATCTGGCTAAATGAGAAAGTTTTATTTAATACAAACGGAATTTTAGAGGTAAATATAAACGCTTTAAATAATAAAGCCACCATAGTTTGGGATGAAAGCGAGATAAATTTGGCTCAAATTTTAAGGCTCATAAGATCTATCGGCTATGACGCTTACGCTTATGATCCAAGCCGCGGGGAGGAGCGCATAAGCAATAAAAGGCGCGAGTTTTACGCCAAGCTTTTGGTTGGAATTTTTGCCACGATGAATATAATGTGGCTAAGCGTGGCTAAATACGGAGGCTATTTTACGGGCATTAGAGATGATGTAAAGGCTATTTTGAGCTTTGCCGAATTCGTGCTGGCAACGCCTGTGCTATTTTATACGGGAAGCGATTTTTTTAAAGGCGCGCTTGCTGCGATAAAAAACAAAACGCAAAATATGGACTTGCTTATCGTCTCAGGCGCGCTTGGGGCTTATATATTTTCGATATATGCGATGTTTTCAAGGCATGGCGAAGTCTATTTTGACTCGGTTGCGATGATAATCACCTTTGTTTTTATCGGTAAATACTTAGAAGTCTTAAGCAAAAAGCGAGCTAGCGATACGCTTGATAGCCTAAATTCGATGGTTGCAAGCAAAGTAAGCGTGAAAATAGGCGATAAAACCGAGCTTAAAGATGTAAATGATGTTGAGATCAATGATGTGATCGTGATAAGAGCCGGCGAGCGAGTTCTCATAGACGGCGTTATCGCAAGCGGAGCGAGTAGCTTTGACTACTCAAGTCTTACGGGCGAGAGTGCGGCGGTTTTTAAGGAACAAGGAGAGTCGCTAAGCAGCGGCACGATATGCCTTGACGGGTTTGTGGAGTGCGCTGCGAGTGCAAAATTTAGCGACTCAACGCTTAGCAAGATCATACATCTGCTTGAAAAGGCAACTACCAAAAAGCCGCACATAGAAAAGCTTGCAAATGAAATTTCAAGTAAATTTTCAAGCATCATTATGCTTTTAAGTGTTCTTACATTTTGCTTTTGGCTGTGGCATGCAGGCTCTTTTGAAGCGGCTTTGATCGTGGGAATTTCGGTTATCGTCATAGCTTGTCCGTGTGCGCTTGGTCTTGCAACGCCGGTTAGCACGCTTGTGGGGCTTGGAGTGGGCTTTAAAAAAGGCTTGATATTTAAAGAGGCAAAGGTGCTTGAAAGCCTTGCAAAGTGCGATGTAATCGTATTTGATAAGACGGGCACGCTTACTACGGGCAAACTTTGTGTGGATAAATTTGAAAGCTTTATGGAGTGTGATATAAATTTGCTCTATTCGCTTGCAAAAAGCTCCGCTCATCCAGTTAGCAAGGGGGTTTGTGAGTATCTGGAAGCTAAATTTGAGGGGCTTAAAATTTATAATTTGCAAGATGTCGCAAGTATCGAGGCAAAGGGAACTAGAGCGAAATTTAGCACAAGCGAAATTTTTGGCGGAAGCGGGAGATTTATGCAAGAACTTGGCATAAATTTAGATAATGTTAGTAAAAGTACAAATTATTATTTTGCCATTAACGGCAAGCCGGCGGCAAAATTTGAGCTAAGCGATAAGATAAGAGCCGGTGCAAGCGAGTGTATAGAGGCGCTAAAGCAGGCTAAATTCGAAGTGATAATGCTAACGGGAGATAATGAATTTGTAGCTAAAAAAGTAGCAAGCGAGCTTGGCATAAAGGAGTTTAAAGCCAACTGCCTGCCGACCGATAAGGCAAATTTTATAGAAAATTTTACTAAAAACGGCAAAAAGGTCGTGATGGTAGGAGACGGTATAAACGACGCTCTTGCACTAAGTCATGCAAATGTGGCGCTCTGCCTTGGAAGCGGGGCTGATGTGAGCTTGCAGCGAAGCGATGTAGTGCTGATGAGCGATGATTTAAGGCTTATCAAAGAGGCTATCATCTTATCAAAGCGAACTTTTAGAGCGATAAAGCAAAATTTAACTTTCTCGCTTGTCTATAACGCTCTAACCATCCCGCTTGCGATGGCAGGATACGTGGTGCCTGTCGTAGCTGCTATCTCGATGTCATTAAGCTCGCTTGTAGTCGTGTTAAACTCAATGAGAATCAGGCAAAATTTGAAGTGA
- a CDS encoding c-type cytochrome yields the protein MKKIIFFVTTLVLGSSLYATDGAEIYKKCNACHGQYAEKKYANKVPPLVSVSKEDRLKALEGYKTGTANLYGMGAVMKTQMIKLSMDDIKAVNDFIETLK from the coding sequence ATGAAAAAGATTATCTTTTTTGTAACCACCCTTGTTTTAGGCTCATCTTTATATGCGACTGACGGTGCCGAAATATATAAAAAATGCAACGCCTGTCATGGTCAATATGCCGAAAAAAAGTATGCAAATAAAGTTCCGCCTCTTGTTTCAGTATCTAAAGAAGATCGCTTAAAAGCACTTGAAGGTTATAAAACAGGTACAGCAAACTTATACGGTATGGGTGCGGTAATGAAGACTCAGATGATAAAATTAAGCATGGATGATATAAAAGCAGTTAATGATTTTATCGAAACTTTAAAATAA
- a CDS encoding threonine synthase, with translation MANFRCTSCGGEAPLENLSFECECGGLYELKFTPPKFSLDLVDKSEFSLFRYREFMPLKNEIWRQLTLGEGMTACVKFDDKLYFKLDYAMPTLSFKDRGAALLIWLCKSIGVKKVLQDSSGNAGNSVAAYCARAGIECEIWVKKGTSQKKINMIKAFGATANVFDGTRDETADACRKKARDEGIYYANHVYNPIFYQGTKTYVYEIYEQLGRVPDNFFLPVGNGTLLIGCELSLTELFEAGLIKKLPKIFIVQSENCAPFFGAKDKPLDITVKPTEAEGIAIGKPMRGHEILASRYAGEREVITIPESAIIPARERLAQSGFYVEHTTAAIYAAYEEYAKTHEIIGDSIISLCGAGLKSEH, from the coding sequence ATGGCAAATTTTAGATGTACAAGTTGCGGCGGCGAAGCTCCGCTTGAAAATTTAAGCTTTGAGTGCGAATGCGGCGGACTTTACGAGCTTAAATTTACTCCGCCTAAATTCTCGCTTGATCTTGTTGATAAGAGCGAATTTAGCCTATTTCGCTACCGAGAATTTATGCCTCTTAAAAATGAAATTTGGAGGCAGCTAACGCTTGGCGAGGGCATGACCGCTTGCGTTAAATTTGACGATAAGCTTTATTTTAAGCTTGATTATGCGATGCCTACGCTCTCTTTTAAGGATCGGGGTGCAGCGCTTCTCATCTGGCTTTGTAAGAGCATAGGAGTGAAAAAAGTCCTTCAAGATAGCAGTGGAAATGCCGGAAATTCGGTTGCTGCGTACTGCGCTAGAGCGGGCATTGAGTGTGAAATTTGGGTTAAAAAAGGAACTTCGCAAAAAAAGATAAATATGATAAAAGCCTTTGGCGCAACTGCAAACGTATTTGACGGAACTCGCGACGAAACAGCCGACGCGTGCCGTAAAAAAGCGCGCGATGAAGGCATCTACTACGCAAATCACGTCTATAATCCAATCTTTTATCAAGGCACGAAAACTTATGTGTATGAGATCTACGAACAGCTCGGGCGCGTGCCTGATAACTTCTTCTTGCCTGTTGGAAACGGCACTTTGCTCATAGGCTGCGAGCTTTCACTTACCGAGCTTTTTGAAGCAGGACTCATAAAGAAACTGCCTAAAATTTTTATCGTGCAAAGTGAAAATTGCGCTCCGTTTTTTGGCGCTAAAGATAAACCGCTTGATATAACGGTAAAGCCGACCGAAGCTGAAGGCATAGCCATAGGAAAGCCGATGAGAGGGCATGAAATTTTAGCTAGCAGATATGCAGGCGAGCGAGAGGTGATAACCATACCCGAAAGCGCGATAATCCCTGCAAGAGAGCGTCTAGCACAAAGCGGATTTTACGTAGAGCATACGACGGCTGCGATATATGCTGCGTATGAAGAGTATGCAAAAACTCACGAGATCATAGGCGATAGTATCATCTCACTTTGCGGAGCCGGGCTTAAAAGCGAGCATTAA
- the rfaD gene encoding ADP-glyceromanno-heptose 6-epimerase: MKIENKKIVITGGAGFIGSALAHYFDENCPSCEVLVVDKFRSDEKFSNGNLKSFGHFKNLLGFKGEVYEGDINCAKTLSMIEQFKPHIIYHEAAISDTTVREQDELMRTNLNSFKDLLEICLKTGAKMIYASSGATYGNAKSPQKVGECESPNNVYGFSKLKMDHLGQKYAKIGVNVVGLRYFNVYGKGEFFKNKTASMVLQFGLQILSGNTPKLFEGSDKIKRDFVYIKDIINANLLAVNAPSGVYNAATGKARSFQDIADILQRELGTNLGNEYIKNPYTGSYQFHTEADIEPTKAALKYEPQWSLEEGIKDYIPEIKRIFKEELNA, from the coding sequence ATGAAGATAGAAAATAAAAAGATAGTTATAACAGGTGGAGCGGGCTTTATCGGCTCGGCACTGGCGCATTATTTTGATGAGAACTGCCCAAGTTGCGAAGTGCTTGTGGTTGATAAATTTAGAAGCGATGAGAAATTTAGCAATGGAAATTTAAAGAGCTTTGGACACTTTAAAAATTTGCTCGGTTTTAAGGGTGAAGTTTATGAAGGCGATATAAATTGCGCTAAGACGCTTAGCATGATAGAGCAGTTTAAGCCGCATATCATCTATCACGAAGCGGCGATTTCTGATACTACGGTTAGAGAGCAAGACGAGTTAATGCGTACAAATTTAAATAGCTTTAAAGACTTGCTTGAAATTTGCCTTAAAACAGGCGCTAAGATGATATATGCAAGCTCGGGTGCAACTTACGGAAATGCTAAAAGTCCTCAAAAAGTAGGAGAGTGCGAATCGCCAAACAACGTATATGGATTTAGCAAGCTAAAGATGGATCATCTTGGGCAAAAATACGCAAAAATAGGCGTTAATGTCGTAGGACTTAGGTATTTTAACGTGTATGGCAAAGGTGAGTTTTTTAAGAACAAAACCGCTTCTATGGTGCTTCAGTTTGGGCTTCAAATTTTAAGCGGAAATACTCCAAAGTTGTTTGAAGGAAGCGATAAGATAAAAAGGGATTTTGTTTATATAAAAGATATCATAAATGCAAATTTGCTAGCTGTCAATGCGCCAAGCGGGGTTTATAATGCAGCCACAGGCAAGGCAAGAAGCTTTCAAGATATAGCAGATATTTTGCAGCGAGAGCTTGGCACAAATTTAGGCAATGAATACATCAAAAATCCTTATACCGGCTCATATCAGTTTCATACGGAAGCTGACATAGAGCCTACCAAAGCCGCTCTTAAATATGAGCCGCAGTGGAGCTTGGAAGAGGGGATAAAAGACTACATCCCTGAGATAAAAAGGATCTTTAAGGAAGAGCTAAATGCGTGA
- the gmhA gene encoding D-sedoheptulose 7-phosphate isomerase codes for MQINEMIKNELEAHKKTAEAIFGLQDEIKKACEMAVSTLKNSGKIMLCGNGGSAADSQHIAAELSGRYKKERGALAGIALTTDTSALTAIGNDYGYEFVFSRQLEAIGRSGDLLIAISTSGNSPNVIRALKMARDMGIKTLGLSGKDGGAMNEMCDLNLVMPSSDTPRIQEMHILVGHTICQAIDDSF; via the coding sequence ATGCAGATAAATGAGATGATAAAAAATGAACTTGAAGCCCACAAAAAGACGGCAGAGGCTATTTTTGGACTTCAGGACGAGATAAAAAAAGCGTGCGAAATGGCTGTTAGCACGCTTAAAAACAGCGGCAAAATAATGCTCTGCGGAAACGGAGGAAGCGCTGCTGACTCGCAACACATAGCAGCCGAACTTAGCGGAAGATATAAAAAAGAGCGCGGTGCGTTAGCAGGTATAGCGCTAACTACCGATACTTCGGCTTTAACAGCGATAGGAAACGACTACGGATATGAGTTTGTTTTCTCACGCCAACTTGAAGCTATCGGACGAAGCGGCGATCTGCTTATAGCTATATCAACCAGCGGAAATAGTCCAAATGTCATAAGAGCGCTTAAAATGGCTCGCGATATGGGAATTAAAACGCTCGGGCTTAGCGGCAAAGACGGCGGCGCGATGAATGAAATGTGTGATCTAAATTTGGTTATGCCATCAAGCGACACGCCTAGAATTCAAGAGATGCATATCTTGGTAGGACATACTATCTGCCAAGCTATAGATGACTCATTTTAG
- the ccoS gene encoding cbb3-type cytochrome oxidase assembly protein CcoS, producing MDISIIALMIGISTLLGAFGLFALLWGLKTKQFEDYRKFLDGTKYDDEESLNDAYKMELKQKEAAKKSYRPPD from the coding sequence ATGGATATAAGTATAATAGCTTTGATGATCGGAATTTCAACACTGCTTGGAGCTTTTGGGCTCTTTGCTCTGCTTTGGGGGCTTAAAACCAAGCAGTTTGAGGACTATCGCAAATTTTTAGACGGAACGAAATATGACGATGAAGAGTCGCTAAATGACGCTTATAAAATGGAGTTAAAGCAAAAAGAGGCGGCCAAGAAAAGTTATAGACCGCCCGATTGA
- a CDS encoding D-glycero-alpha-D-manno-heptose-1,7-bisphosphate 7-phosphatase translates to MSSLGYKKALFLDRDGVINEDFGYVYEVKNFIFKDEIFKAVKGFVDSGFIVIIVTNQSGIGRGYYTLEQFNELSEFMLGEFAKNGIEIAKICFCPHTPEEDCECRKPKPKMIIDAANEFKIDLAKSIMIGDKDSDIKAGKSAGVGTNFKLDGVNFKSVADVFEKLKKENLI, encoded by the coding sequence ATGAGTAGTTTGGGTTATAAAAAGGCGCTGTTTTTAGATAGAGATGGCGTTATAAACGAGGATTTCGGCTATGTTTATGAGGTTAAAAATTTTATCTTTAAGGATGAGATTTTTAAAGCGGTTAAAGGCTTTGTAGATAGCGGATTTATCGTTATTATCGTTACTAATCAATCAGGAATCGGAAGAGGCTATTATACACTTGAGCAGTTTAATGAGCTTAGTGAATTTATGCTTGGCGAGTTTGCAAAAAACGGCATTGAGATAGCTAAAATTTGCTTTTGTCCGCACACTCCAGAAGAGGATTGTGAGTGCAGAAAGCCAAAGCCAAAGATGATAATTGACGCGGCAAACGAATTCAAGATAGATCTGGCAAAATCAATAATGATAGGCGATAAAGATAGCGATATCAAGGCCGGAAAAAGTGCAGGAGTCGGCACAAATTTCAAGCTTGACGGCGTAAATTTTAAAAGTGTGGCTGATGTTTTTGAAAAGCTGAAAAAGGAAAATTTGATATGA
- the rfaE1 gene encoding D-glycero-beta-D-manno-heptose-7-phosphate kinase, with protein MREVRALVVGDLMLDHYIWGSCDRISPEAPVQVVKIKNETKRLGGAGNVVLNLLSLGAKVGVISAVGNDEVGKEIAKIIKDFGAKPEFIKFEDGRTSSIKSRVMATHQQVVRIDKESIENIACEDELVREFGAALDSYDVVLLSDYGKGVLTPKVCAKLINEANLKNKPVLIDPKGKDYSKYAGATLLTPNKKEASEAVGFSINSDAELENALKKLKNELNLTHSLITISEEGIALLKDDKSVKFPALAKEVFDVTGAGDTVLATLGYMLGLKESIEKAIETANLAAAVVVAKVGSATASFEEINELIRSRGSLSFESKIKKVDELCELLKNRGEKKLVFTNGCFDILHAGHVKYLAKAREFGDILVLGLNSDRSVRELKGQSRPVNSEFDRASVLAALGSVDYVVIFDELTPLDLIKALKPDILVKGADYAGKEVVGSEVVSDVRLVEFVEGRSTTNLINRIQNADK; from the coding sequence ATGCGTGAAGTTCGTGCTTTAGTCGTTGGTGATCTGATGCTTGATCACTATATCTGGGGAAGTTGCGACAGAATTTCTCCTGAAGCCCCCGTGCAGGTTGTAAAGATAAAAAATGAGACTAAAAGGCTTGGTGGAGCCGGAAACGTAGTGCTAAATTTGCTCTCTTTGGGCGCTAAAGTGGGTGTGATAAGCGCTGTGGGTAATGATGAAGTGGGCAAAGAGATAGCTAAGATCATCAAGGATTTTGGAGCAAAGCCAGAGTTTATAAAATTTGAAGATGGGCGAACAAGCTCGATAAAAAGCCGTGTCATGGCAACTCATCAGCAAGTAGTTAGGATAGATAAAGAAAGCATCGAAAATATCGCTTGCGAAGATGAACTTGTGAGAGAATTTGGCGCGGCGCTAGATAGCTATGATGTGGTTTTGCTTTCTGATTACGGCAAGGGCGTGCTAACTCCGAAAGTTTGCGCAAAGCTCATAAATGAAGCAAATTTAAAAAATAAACCCGTGCTAATCGATCCAAAAGGCAAAGACTACTCAAAATACGCAGGTGCAACGCTTCTAACGCCAAATAAAAAAGAGGCTAGCGAAGCGGTTGGATTTAGTATAAATAGTGACGCAGAGCTTGAAAATGCGTTAAAAAAGCTAAAAAACGAGCTAAATTTGACTCACTCGCTTATAACCATCTCAGAAGAGGGGATCGCGCTTTTAAAAGATGATAAATCAGTAAAATTTCCAGCTCTTGCAAAAGAAGTCTTTGACGTCACAGGCGCAGGAGATACGGTGCTAGCGACACTTGGCTATATGCTTGGACTTAAAGAAAGTATCGAAAAAGCGATAGAGACTGCAAATTTAGCAGCTGCGGTTGTGGTGGCGAAGGTTGGCTCCGCTACGGCAAGTTTTGAAGAGATAAATGAACTCATTAGAAGTCGTGGGTCGCTTAGCTTTGAAAGCAAGATAAAAAAAGTAGATGAGCTATGCGAGCTGCTTAAAAATAGAGGCGAAAAAAAGCTTGTTTTTACAAATGGCTGCTTTGATATTTTGCATGCGGGGCATGTGAAGTATCTTGCTAAGGCTAGGGAATTTGGTGATATTTTGGTTCTGGGACTAAATTCGGATAGATCGGTTCGAGAGCTAAAGGGACAAAGCCGTCCGGTAAATAGCGAATTTGATAGAGCGTCAGTGCTTGCAGCGCTTGGCTCGGTTGATTATGTAGTGATTTTTGATGAGCTAACCCCACTTGATCTGATAAAGGCTTTAAAGCCTGATATCTTAGTAAAAGGTGCTGACTACGCGGGTAAAGAGGTCGTTGGAAGCGAAGTCGTAAGCGACGTAAGATTGGTTGAGTTTGTGGAGGGCAGAAGCACTACAAATTTGATAAATAGGATACAAAATGCAGATAAATGA
- a CDS encoding glycosyltransferase family 4 protein, with protein MRKITFLRMNPKAIGGAEIYLSRLIGALEENGIKCEIKSLKTPKFFSSWIKALIYNFQVCASKNDDFYFSLERVKCADIYRAGDGVHKVYMQEKKSKFNPLNLVYCYLERHCFENSKKIIANSNFIKKQIIETYGISDEKIEVIYNGIKIQDDFNKLEAKNALNIEFGIRADVPLILFVGSGFERKGVRELLHLLSKLKGKFHALIVGKDKKIHTYQKLVKSLNLEYKVQFLGARNDTWKFYKASDIFIFPTRYEPFSNVVLEALSFKNAVITTAQNGASEIIPKEFVMSHSGDESILNIIEKLLSDSKILSSTQATNFELAKNFSIEKNASKTLEIINAYLH; from the coding sequence GGAGGAGCGGAAATTTATCTATCTCGCCTTATAGGCGCACTTGAGGAAAACGGTATAAAATGCGAAATAAAAAGCCTCAAAACACCTAAATTTTTTAGCTCCTGGATAAAAGCTCTTATTTATAACTTTCAGGTTTGCGCAAGCAAAAATGATGATTTTTACTTCTCTCTCGAAAGAGTAAAATGTGCAGACATCTACCGCGCCGGAGACGGGGTACACAAAGTCTATATGCAAGAGAAAAAAAGCAAGTTTAATCCGCTAAATTTAGTCTATTGCTACCTTGAGCGACACTGTTTTGAAAACTCAAAAAAAATCATCGCGAACTCAAATTTTATCAAAAAACAGATCATTGAAACTTACGGAATAAGTGATGAAAAAATTGAAGTTATATATAATGGTATTAAAATTCAAGATGATTTTAATAAGCTTGAAGCCAAAAATGCGCTTAACATAGAGTTTGGTATAAGAGCCGATGTGCCACTTATTTTGTTTGTAGGAAGCGGGTTTGAAAGAAAAGGAGTTAGGGAGCTTTTGCACTTGTTATCAAAATTAAAGGGTAAATTTCATGCTTTAATCGTCGGTAAAGATAAGAAAATCCATACTTATCAAAAGCTCGTAAAATCTCTAAATTTGGAGTATAAAGTGCAGTTTTTGGGAGCAAGAAACGATACTTGGAAATTTTACAAAGCAAGTGATATTTTTATATTTCCAACAAGATATGAACCATTTTCAAATGTCGTTTTAGAAGCGCTTAGCTTTAAAAACGCAGTCATTACTACCGCTCAAAACGGAGCTAGCGAAATAATTCCAAAAGAGTTTGTAATGAGCCATTCGGGAGATGAATCTATCTTAAATATAATTGAAAAACTGCTTAGTGATTCTAAAATTTTATCATCAACGCAAGCGACAAACTTCGAGCTTGCTAAAAATTTCAGCATAGAAAAAAATGCCTCAAAAACGCTGGAGATAATAAATGCGTATCTTCATTGA
- a CDS encoding RidA family protein, with the protein MKKIQTQNSKNRKAHYTPAIEHGGILYVSGQLSIDTTTLQLPKGGAREHARQALANLQAVLTQAGAKKENVIMCRVYTPDVAFWDEIDDEYAKFFGEHKPARVVVPTSGLHFGCLVEIEAQVAMI; encoded by the coding sequence TTGAAAAAGATCCAGACTCAAAATTCAAAAAACAGAAAGGCTCACTACACCCCTGCCATTGAGCATGGCGGCATACTTTACGTCTCGGGACAGCTTAGTATCGACACTACAACCTTGCAGCTTCCAAAAGGCGGAGCTAGAGAGCATGCAAGACAAGCTTTGGCAAATTTGCAAGCCGTTTTAACCCAAGCCGGAGCCAAAAAAGAAAACGTGATCATGTGCCGCGTATATACGCCTGATGTGGCTTTTTGGGACGAGATAGATGATGAGTATGCGAAATTTTTTGGCGAGCACAAGCCTGCGCGCGTGGTCGTGCCAACCTCTGGGCTTCACTTTGGCTGCTTGGTTGAGATAGAGGCGCAAGTAGCGATGATCTAG